The sequence CTTCTGTATTGGATTCCTCCGTATTGCTATCACCAGATGAATCTGATGCACTATCATCCTCTTCACTACCACACGCTGCCAAAAATACTAACAAAGCAGCCATTAACAAAACAAGCCATTTATTTTTTAGCTTTCCCATGTTGACATAAATCCCCCTTCATACTATCTAGCATAAAACGCTATTTTAAATGATAACAATTTTCATTTTCAATTACAAGATAAATTTTAAAAATATATGCATAATCTTCTACTACCATTCCTTATCTTTTTCCCTTATACTAGAATGATAACAGTTCTCACTAATTTGTAAGGAGTATTATTCGATGGCAATTCGTACAGATAACAACATGCAATCTAGACCTTTACTAGCATTATTGATCATTTTTGGTGGAATTATACTACTTATGGCAGCTATGATTCTATCGATCATATATGGTGCAGCAGATATTGACTTGCCTACCATATGGCAAAGTCTTACACAATTCGACCCTTCCCAGACTGCACATCAGATTATTCGAAATTTACGTATCCCTCGTGGCTTAGCAGCAGCACTTGTTGGCGCAGCACTCGCCGTTTCAGGTGCTATCATGCAAGGTATGACCAGAAATGCATTAGCCTCTCCCTCTATTATGGGAGTAACAGCAGGGGCGAGCTTCATGATTGCAGTGGCAATGGCGATATCGTCACAGGTTACCACTATTTCCCTTGCCATCTGGGCTTTTGCAGGTGCTGGTTTGGGCGCTGGGATCGTTTTTGGCGTTGGGACGATTTCCAAAAGTGGCCTTACACCGGTAAAATTAGCATTAGCAGGGACGGCAGTTACCTCGATGTTAAGCGCGCTTTCCTCAGGGATTGCCATTCATTTTAATATTGCAAAGGATATGAGCTTTTGGTATGCAGGAGGCGTGGCAAGTGTTCAATGGATACATGTAAAATTATTAGCTCCTATTGTCATTATCGGGCTTATTCTTGCATTGTTACTATCGAAATCTATCACTGTATTAAATTTAGGTGAGGATGTAGCAAGAGGGCTTGGTCAACGAACCGTTTTAACCAAAATAATTGCCACCACTGTTGTACTATTATTAACTGGTGCAGCAGTATCCGTAGCAGGTACCGTTGGCTTCATTGGACTTGTCATCCCGCACATTACTCGATTTCTGGTCGGAGTAAAATACCAGTGGATTATACCTGCCGCCGCCGTATTGGGCGCTCTTTTGCTCGTTTTGGCAGATACAGCTTCCCGTATGGTCAATCCACCTTTCGAAACTCCCATTGGTACAATGACAGCATTAGTTGGGGTTCCTTTCTTCCTCTATCTTGCCAGACGTGAAGGGAGAGGATTGTAATGATATCTAGAACAAAAAGAACTAGCCTTTGGCTATTAGGCTTGACGGCAGGCCTTATCCTGACTATTTTAATTAGTTTAAACTTAGGCACAATGAGTATTTCACCGATAGATGTATGGAGGACAATGATCGGACAAGGTACAGATCAAAATCAACTCGTCTTGTTTGACTTCCGTTTACCTCGTATCGTAATTGCGTTGCTGATAGGAGCAGGAATGGCTATTTCGGGTGCTATCTTACAAGGTGTGACCCACAATGATTTAGCTGACCCTGGTATCCTTGGAATTAATAGTGGTGCTGGATTTGCGGTTGTCTTGTTTATCTATTTAACACAAAACAGCCTTACATCCACTGTGTTCATTTTGCCACTGGCAGCACTTGGAGGCGCCGTATTGGCAGCTGCCTTAATTTATCTGATATCATGGAAGAATGGGGTATCTCCGATCCGGTTAATTCTAGTCGGGATTGGGATCAATGCTGCTTTTTCAGCGCTCATCATCGTTTTCCAGTTAAAAATGGATCCTGATGATTTTACCAAAGCACAAATTTGGTTAACTGGGAACATAGCTGGCACTGACTGGAGCTATACGTTAGCACTTCTTCCTTGGATTGTAATTCTGTTGCCAATTGCTTTTTATAAAGCCAGCACATTAGATGCACTGCATTTAGGAGACGAAACAGCACAGGGAATTGGTGCAAATGTCGAAAAAGAACGGATATTCTTACTTGTGATAGCTGTCGCACTCGCAGGCGCAAGTGTGGCTGTTGGAGGAGCGATTGCATTTCTTGGGCTTGTCATCCCCCATTTAGCAAGAAAACTAGTAGGCGCAAGACACCATCACATGTTGCTTACATCAGCTCTTCTGGGTGCTCTACTCTTATTAGTGGCAGATACGATAGGGAGAAACATTCTTTCGCCTTCAGAAATTCCAGTTGGGATTATTGTCTCGTTAATCGGAGGAAGTTATTTTGTTTACTTATTGATGAAGTCTTAAACTATTATAACAGGAGTGATAAACATGTATCGAAAAGTATCAGATTTTATTGCTGATTGGAAAAATGCTCAGCAAGGAACGGTTCAAGTATTAGAGTCTATATCAGATGAAAAGCTCAATCAAGCGATTGTAGAAGGCCATAGCACACTTGGCTGGCTCGGTTGGCACTTAGCAACCTCTCCTGCATTTTTTGCGAGTATTGTAGGTTTGAAAGTACAAGGTGGCGATCCTAAGCAAGTACCAGAAAAAGCTGATGAGATCGTTGCAGCTTACAAACAAATGGCAGAGGATATCCAACAGCAAGTAGAATCACAGTTGACGGATGACCAATTAAGCGAAGAATTTGAAAGCTTTGCCGGCAAGACAACACGCGGCAATATGCTTCGTACATTAATTGATCATCAGACACATCACCGTGGTCAAATGACCGTTCTGCTTCGCCAGGCTGGTTTACCAGTTCCTGGAGTTATGGGACCAACTCAAGAGCAAAGTAATGCATAATAGAAACCGGCACTTCATTTAGAAGTGCCGGTTCTTTTTATCCTTGATATTCTCTTATTGCTTCAGTGGTTAATTCAATGCCTCCACGAGCTGTTTGATAAACGGTCACTTTGACGGTTTCAGCTTCAATAGCCCACATAATGTCGTCTGCAATTTGTGCAGCTAATGATTCACAAAATGCGCCATGATCACGAAACGACCACAAATAAAATTTCATGGACTTGGATTCAATACATTTATGACGTGGTGTATAGGAAATTTCCACCTTACCGAAATCAGGCTGTCCCGTTTTCGGACAAACTGCTGTGAACTCCAAAGCACGAAATGTAATATTCTGTACATTTGGTGCATCAAAAGCCTCTTGCTGTAAAACTGTTCTTCCTTCATCCACACTACTCGGGCGTGGCATCGGTCCGGAACGTGGTAAATAATAATTCTCTGACATCGTTATTCCCCCTAGTTTTGGTTAAGCAGGATGGTTACGAACTGCTTTAATTTATATTCAAACATGTATTATACCAAAAGCACGCTAAAAATAGCAATGTAGAAAACAGCGATTAAATACTAGTTATGCTTATTGCCATGGTTGAAAATTTTTTATATGAATAACACCATTGTAATTTTATGTTCTCAACTTTCGCACACTGAAATAGGCAGGTAAGCCCTGATATAGTTGGGTAAGCCTGCGATCCAGTGTTGGACTTGACTTTTGATTAATTTTTGTACCTTCTTGTTGCTCTGTTTCAAGGCATCTTCAAGAAGCTCGATCAACTGCTGAAGTGCCACAGCCCAATCAAGATCATGAACTTCATCACTTAATTCATAAAACATGCCGCCAAGTGTTCTCTCATCTGTGCTACATCGGTTTTGCCACGAGAGAATAATATATCGTGCGAATACGATGGTCGTATGACTAATTAAGCCGTCATATGAACGACTTTGGAACTCTTTTTGGAGTTTCAAAAGAGACTTTGTTGTTTTGAAAAAAACTTCAATGTCCCAGCGTATCCCATAAATACGAATGATTTCTTGATCACTTAGGGTACAGTCGGTGCTTAAAATAGCTAACCATTCGCTTTTTTTATTTCGATTACGCACAAAGACCACTTTAATAGGCACGCCATTCGCTTGTGTCGTATGAATCGAACGAAGAATGCTTTTCTTTCCACCTGTTGGTTTCGCAAAACGATAAAGTTCCTTTAAGCTTACACGTTGGCCATTCACAAGGTAACGCTGCTTCAAGTTCTTTACCATGCCAATGACCTCAAGTCCTTGCTCTTTTATTTCCTTAACGAGAGGCTGATACGTGAACCAAGAGTCCATCAGCACATAGGAAGCATCAATACCGGCATTCATTGCGCGTTTAACCATACCTGGTAGTTGCTCAGGTGCGGTTTGTAATGCTTCTACTCTGCGTTTATAACCGGAACTACGCTTATCAACTTTTGATGATATACCATTAATTTGGCTTTTCTTCGAGCTCAATAAAGAAAAGTCCACTGGAATGAATGTGGCACCATCTGACCAGCCAAGAGTCAGCATACGAAACCCTTTATAGAAGCGCATTTTTTGGGATGCATGGTCAAAACAGCGCGCTAATAATTCAACCGATTTACTGCGATTACGATCATACGAAGAATCATCTACAATCAATACTTTCGGGCGATCATGACTCGTTAAGTTGGTTACTTTTCCAATGGTATGAGCACTTAGAAACAGTAAAAACCTTCTCCAAGCAAATGTTGACTTGTTTAAAAAACGATAGACGGCATTCTTTTCTGGACAATCATTCGCTTTGGTACTTTGAAGTACTTGATACCAGTTCTTATTTTCAAAGATCAAACAAAAAATCAATTGAAAAAGATAGGCACAAGTAAAGCCTACAGACTTTGTAATACCAGCTTTTCTAAGATGTTTAAACACGTCCAATTCTCTAAATGTTGATTTTAATTCATTTGGTAGTTGCTTATTTAGGTCATTATTCGCTATCATATAGGAGACACCTCTTCTGTATTGGTAGTGTTTTCTCGTCAATTACACTATACCAAATGTTGAGGTGTTTTTTTATACCTAATTCGATTGTCAATGACCATATTTGAACAGTAATAAGCTTTGCAGCTAGTTATATTGAGTGCTTTTTTCTAGCTGCGAAAGTTGAGTTATGTTAATATATAGATAGTTTCTCAACTAAAAGGCAAGTGATGCCATTCAAAAAGGAGTGATGGGATATGAAAACATCTGTAAAATACCTTCTCATTTTTTTGTTAACAGCCCTTCTATTCACTGGATGCAGTTCTAATAATGAAGTACAAAGTCAATCAAACATCTTTACATATAACAACTCTGTAATTGGTGATAACAGTGCCGTTATTGCGATCATTAATCATTTACAACATAACAAGGAATTCAAAGAAATTTCTCTGCAAACAAAAGAAGAACCGTATGGAATGACTATTACCTACAATGAACTGGAAGCAACAGAGCTCGAAAAGGAATATAAAGAAACTGCAATTTATAACGCTACCTTTCTATTTGCTTTAATCGAAAATGCTGAATGGGTTACTTTTAAATTTGGTGATGAAAACGATGAATATAAACTATCGAAGGAAGACCTACAAACTGCGTTCGATAAGCCATTAAGTGATTTCACCAATGAAGAAGAAGTAACGACCTTTGTGCAAAAACAATTGAAAGATGAGAACAAGATCAATCAACTATTCTTGCAATAAAGAAATTATTATAAAGTGAGACTTCAATAAGCGAGGGTTTTGACCCTCACTGATTGCTAGCGAAAACTAATCCGGAAGTTATCGTTCGTTTACCCACCACTTATTTATCTCTCGAATCTTAAAGTGGGGGTATTCCAGACGATAAAAAGAAAAGGCGGGTTTAAATGATTGAATTACAATTTTTCGACCGTTCCGATTTTCAACAATTAATTAATTGGATCGATTCTCCAGCATTTCTAATGCAATGGGGAGGTCCGCACTTTCATTTTCCTCTCGATGAGCAACAACTAGATAACTACCTTAAAGATGCTAACAAAGAAAAATCGCAAACATATATTTATCGCGTGAAAGACATAGAAACGGGAATAGTCATTGGACATATTTCGTTAGGCAACGTTGACAGAGAAAATAAATCAGCAAGAATCGGAAAAGTTTTAGTTGGTGATCAAAGCAGCAGAGGAAGAGGAACTGGACAACAAATCATCAACGAAATTCTTTCGATAGCATTTGCTGAGCTCCATTTACATAGTGTCAGCCTCGGTGTCTTTTCCTTTAATCACCCGGCCATTACCTGCTATGAAAAAGCAGGCTTTATAAAAGAGGGTCTACGAAGAGACGCTCGAAAAATTGGTGACGAGTATTGGAGCTTATGGGAAATGAGTATTCTCGAGAATGAATGGTCGGTGAGGCATAAAAGCTAAGAAAACCCACTCCATCCCAAGCTGCTAACCTGTATAGTAAAATGGATGATCTAAAGTGGGACTGTATTGCAATATGGTCATAAAGAAAATGCTCGGATTTTAAATCCGAGCATTCTTGTTTACTAAATTTAAACACTACTGATGATTTTCTGCAAATTTCTTCATAAACGCGATCAAATCCTCGACGCCTTCTACTGGCATTGCGTTATAGATACTTGCGCGCATACCGCCAACAGAGCGATGTCCTTTTAATGTTTCTAACCCTTCCTGTTGAGCCTCTTTCACGAATTCGCCATCGAGATCTCGGCCAGGAATGATAAATGGAATATTCATAATGGAACGGCTCTCTTCTTTTACTGGAGAGCTATAGAAATCAGAAACAGCGATATAATCATATAACAAGGCTGCTTTCTTTTCATTTCTTGCCTGCATTGCTTGCAATCCGCCTAAATCTTTTAACCATTCAAAAACAAGCTTGGCAATATAAATGCCATAGGTAGGCGGTGTATTATACAGGGAGTCACTGTCACTATGCGTTTGATAGTCAAGCATGGTTGGACATTGCGGCGTGGCATTCCCAATTAAATCTTCACGTACAATTAAGACAGTTAAGCCTGCCGGACCAATGTTTTTTTGGGCCCCGGCATAAATCACGCCGAATTTAGAAACATCGATTTCTTCGGATAAAATATTAGAAGACATGTCCGCTACCAATGGTACATTTCCGGTATCAGGAATCTCATGATACGCAGTACCTTCAATCGTATTATTGGTTGTAATATGAACAAAATCCGCTTCTGGGTCAATCATATCTTTATGAACAGTCGGTATATACGTGAAATTCTCATTTTCAGACGATGCAATGACGTTAACATCAAGGTATTTCTTAGCTTCTTTAATTGCCTTTTTGGACCAAGATCCGGTGTTAACGAAATCTGCTTTACCATTTTTCATTAAATTAAGAGGTACAGCAGCGAATTGCTGGGATGCTCCGCCTTGAACAAACAATACTTTATAATGATCCGGAATATTCATTAATTCACGCAATAGCTTTTCAGCATTAGTAATAATATCTGTGAAAAGTCCTGAGCGATGACTAAGCTCCATAACTGACATTCCAGATCCTTGATAATCTGGCAGATCTGCTTGTGCTTTTTCTAATACGGCTAATGGTAACATTGATGGACCAGCTGAAAAATTGTGTACTCGTTTCATCTAACCACACTCCTCAATTGATAGTAAATAGAAAGAGGTAAGGACTGTATCCTTACCTTTGCCCAGGCGAGCG is a genomic window of Gracilibacillus salinarum containing:
- a CDS encoding FecCD family ABC transporter permease, producing MAIRTDNNMQSRPLLALLIIFGGIILLMAAMILSIIYGAADIDLPTIWQSLTQFDPSQTAHQIIRNLRIPRGLAAALVGAALAVSGAIMQGMTRNALASPSIMGVTAGASFMIAVAMAISSQVTTISLAIWAFAGAGLGAGIVFGVGTISKSGLTPVKLALAGTAVTSMLSALSSGIAIHFNIAKDMSFWYAGGVASVQWIHVKLLAPIVIIGLILALLLSKSITVLNLGEDVARGLGQRTVLTKIIATTVVLLLTGAAVSVAGTVGFIGLVIPHITRFLVGVKYQWIIPAAAVLGALLLVLADTASRMVNPPFETPIGTMTALVGVPFFLYLARREGRGL
- a CDS encoding FecCD family ABC transporter permease, producing MISRTKRTSLWLLGLTAGLILTILISLNLGTMSISPIDVWRTMIGQGTDQNQLVLFDFRLPRIVIALLIGAGMAISGAILQGVTHNDLADPGILGINSGAGFAVVLFIYLTQNSLTSTVFILPLAALGGAVLAAALIYLISWKNGVSPIRLILVGIGINAAFSALIIVFQLKMDPDDFTKAQIWLTGNIAGTDWSYTLALLPWIVILLPIAFYKASTLDALHLGDETAQGIGANVEKERIFLLVIAVALAGASVAVGGAIAFLGLVIPHLARKLVGARHHHMLLTSALLGALLLLVADTIGRNILSPSEIPVGIIVSLIGGSYFVYLLMKS
- a CDS encoding DinB family protein; translation: MYRKVSDFIADWKNAQQGTVQVLESISDEKLNQAIVEGHSTLGWLGWHLATSPAFFASIVGLKVQGGDPKQVPEKADEIVAAYKQMAEDIQQQVESQLTDDQLSEEFESFAGKTTRGNMLRTLIDHQTHHRGQMTVLLRQAGLPVPGVMGPTQEQSNA
- the queF gene encoding preQ(1) synthase, translated to MSENYYLPRSGPMPRPSSVDEGRTVLQQEAFDAPNVQNITFRALEFTAVCPKTGQPDFGKVEISYTPRHKCIESKSMKFYLWSFRDHGAFCESLAAQIADDIMWAIEAETVKVTVYQTARGGIELTTEAIREYQG
- a CDS encoding IS4 family transposase, with the translated sequence MIANNDLNKQLPNELKSTFRELDVFKHLRKAGITKSVGFTCAYLFQLIFCLIFENKNWYQVLQSTKANDCPEKNAVYRFLNKSTFAWRRFLLFLSAHTIGKVTNLTSHDRPKVLIVDDSSYDRNRSKSVELLARCFDHASQKMRFYKGFRMLTLGWSDGATFIPVDFSLLSSKKSQINGISSKVDKRSSGYKRRVEALQTAPEQLPGMVKRAMNAGIDASYVLMDSWFTYQPLVKEIKEQGLEVIGMVKNLKQRYLVNGQRVSLKELYRFAKPTGGKKSILRSIHTTQANGVPIKVVFVRNRNKKSEWLAILSTDCTLSDQEIIRIYGIRWDIEVFFKTTKSLLKLQKEFQSRSYDGLISHTTIVFARYIILSWQNRCSTDERTLGGMFYELSDEVHDLDWAVALQQLIELLEDALKQSNKKVQKLIKSQVQHWIAGLPNYIRAYLPISVCES
- a CDS encoding DUF4825 domain-containing protein, which produces MKTSVKYLLIFLLTALLFTGCSSNNEVQSQSNIFTYNNSVIGDNSAVIAIINHLQHNKEFKEISLQTKEEPYGMTITYNELEATELEKEYKETAIYNATFLFALIENAEWVTFKFGDENDEYKLSKEDLQTAFDKPLSDFTNEEEVTTFVQKQLKDENKINQLFLQ
- a CDS encoding GNAT family N-acetyltransferase encodes the protein MIELQFFDRSDFQQLINWIDSPAFLMQWGGPHFHFPLDEQQLDNYLKDANKEKSQTYIYRVKDIETGIVIGHISLGNVDRENKSARIGKVLVGDQSSRGRGTGQQIINEILSIAFAELHLHSVSLGVFSFNHPAITCYEKAGFIKEGLRRDARKIGDEYWSLWEMSILENEWSVRHKS
- the serC gene encoding 3-phosphoserine/phosphohydroxythreonine transaminase, which gives rise to MKRVHNFSAGPSMLPLAVLEKAQADLPDYQGSGMSVMELSHRSGLFTDIITNAEKLLRELMNIPDHYKVLFVQGGASQQFAAVPLNLMKNGKADFVNTGSWSKKAIKEAKKYLDVNVIASSENENFTYIPTVHKDMIDPEADFVHITTNNTIEGTAYHEIPDTGNVPLVADMSSNILSEEIDVSKFGVIYAGAQKNIGPAGLTVLIVREDLIGNATPQCPTMLDYQTHSDSDSLYNTPPTYGIYIAKLVFEWLKDLGGLQAMQARNEKKAALLYDYIAVSDFYSSPVKEESRSIMNIPFIIPGRDLDGEFVKEAQQEGLETLKGHRSVGGMRASIYNAMPVEGVEDLIAFMKKFAENHQ